A single region of the Desulfomonile tiedjei genome encodes:
- a CDS encoding GNAT family N-acetyltransferase has protein sequence MTQIEYRSYMPGDEHAILALFRESFGSRTMTMDYWKWRFRENPVGQILIELAWDGDKLAAHYGVSPVLMSIQGKDALCGLSVTTMTHPHYRGRGLFPVLADRLYRRMAETGYLMVWGFPNKNSHEGFVSRLGWRDICEIPMLRLDLGKMKHRPERTAKIGECTVFDDGFNQLWASVSARHAIAVKRDATYLRWRFQSNPENKYQLICYKDDDQLLGYAVWKLYQGTDLEIIDLVAVEQETVGTALVAAAVETGLGLGAESVKMWLPRHNPLRANLERTGFREGPPMTFFGARSFDSVPYGTNWSAESAWFYSMSDSDVF, from the coding sequence ATGACTCAGATTGAATACAGATCCTACATGCCGGGAGATGAGCATGCCATCCTGGCCTTGTTTCGGGAAAGCTTCGGCAGCCGAACGATGACCATGGACTACTGGAAATGGCGCTTCCGTGAGAATCCGGTTGGACAAATATTGATAGAATTGGCATGGGACGGCGATAAGCTCGCGGCGCACTACGGGGTTTCTCCCGTGCTTATGAGCATCCAAGGCAAAGACGCTCTCTGTGGTCTTTCGGTCACGACCATGACCCATCCCCACTATCGAGGCCGAGGGCTTTTTCCTGTTCTTGCGGATCGTCTGTATCGCCGTATGGCTGAAACGGGCTATCTCATGGTTTGGGGATTTCCGAACAAAAACTCGCACGAAGGGTTTGTTAGCAGGCTCGGCTGGCGAGACATATGCGAGATCCCCATGCTCAGGCTGGACCTCGGAAAAATGAAACACAGGCCCGAGCGGACCGCCAAGATCGGTGAATGCACTGTCTTTGACGATGGTTTCAACCAGTTGTGGGCATCCGTTTCCGCGAGACATGCCATAGCCGTAAAACGCGACGCTACATACCTTCGATGGCGATTTCAATCCAATCCGGAGAACAAATACCAACTCATCTGCTACAAGGATGACGATCAGCTACTCGGGTACGCTGTTTGGAAACTTTACCAGGGAACAGACCTTGAAATAATAGATCTGGTGGCTGTTGAACAAGAGACGGTGGGGACCGCTCTTGTGGCGGCTGCGGTGGAAACCGGCCTCGGACTCGGGGCTGAAAGCGTCAAAATGTGGCTTCCGAGACACAATCCATTGCGTGCGAACCTGGAACGCACGGGCTTCCGGGAAGGGCCACCAATGACTTTTTTCGGGGCTCGTTCTTTTGATTCAGTGCCGTACGGAACGAATTGGTCTGCTGAAAGTGCGTGGTTCTATTCCATGAGTGACTCGGATGTCTTCTGA
- a CDS encoding PIG-L family deacetylase, whose translation MRMLVIAPHPDDEVFGAGGTMAKYADAGNEVHVLIITKGDELFDPKLIERGREEAVRAHALLGVKKTHFADLPSIKLDTLPQYEINDRISTFLRQIEPELLFLPFPGDINRDHQIVHSSAMVAARPLQTTVRCIYCYEVLSSTNWNSPAMTAAFVPNVFCDVSTTIDRKIAAANLYESQIKAYPHERSPESIMVLSRYRGGFVGMEHAEAFVCVRHILP comes from the coding sequence ATGCGAATGCTTGTCATAGCGCCTCATCCCGATGACGAAGTGTTCGGGGCCGGCGGCACAATGGCCAAATACGCGGACGCGGGCAATGAAGTCCACGTCCTGATTATCACCAAGGGCGACGAGCTGTTCGATCCCAAGTTGATTGAGCGAGGCAGAGAAGAAGCCGTCAGGGCCCATGCCCTCTTGGGGGTCAAAAAGACGCACTTCGCGGATTTGCCGTCCATCAAACTGGATACGCTGCCCCAGTACGAGATCAATGATAGGATATCCACATTCCTGCGTCAGATTGAACCGGAGTTGTTGTTTTTGCCCTTCCCGGGGGACATTAACCGTGATCACCAGATTGTCCATAGCAGCGCCATGGTTGCAGCCAGGCCGCTCCAAACAACTGTGCGGTGCATTTACTGTTATGAGGTGCTTTCCTCCACCAACTGGAATTCTCCTGCAATGACAGCGGCCTTTGTGCCAAACGTCTTCTGCGATGTCTCGACAACCATTGATCGCAAAATTGCCGCGGCCAATCTGTATGAATCTCAAATCAAGGCTTACCCGCACGAACGGTCACCGGAGTCGATAATGGTTTTGAGCCGCTATCGAGGCGGCTTTGTGGGTATGGAGCACGCTGAAGCCTTTGTCTGTGTAAGGCATATCCTGCCTTGA
- a CDS encoding sugar transferase, translating into MTRRLKRSCDLVAAFLGLFLLSPVFLGVALAVRLSMGAPVLFGQSRSGLHGRPFRLWKFRSMIDDRDDAGCLLPDAQRLTRLGGALRKTALDELPQLWNVLKGEMSFIGPRPLPVEYWDLYTPEQRRRHEVPPGIVGWAGVNGRNANTWERKFKLDLWYVDHWSLMLDAKIFLLAIITVLSGSGVNQEGHATCGRFTGTPGPALDGRGEGRTSGGQFRNHDQKTSESLME; encoded by the coding sequence ATGACGCGGAGACTGAAGCGATCTTGCGACCTGGTTGCAGCCTTCTTGGGGCTGTTCCTGCTCTCTCCGGTGTTCCTGGGAGTGGCCCTCGCTGTCCGCTTGAGCATGGGCGCTCCGGTTCTGTTCGGTCAGAGCCGTTCGGGACTGCATGGAAGGCCTTTTCGCCTGTGGAAGTTTCGAAGCATGATCGACGATCGCGACGACGCGGGGTGCCTGCTGCCCGACGCTCAGCGCCTCACCCGCCTGGGCGGGGCCCTTCGCAAAACCGCATTGGATGAGCTGCCGCAGTTGTGGAACGTTTTGAAGGGCGAAATGAGTTTTATAGGGCCGCGGCCTTTGCCCGTGGAATACTGGGACCTTTACACTCCGGAGCAACGACGCAGACACGAAGTTCCGCCGGGAATAGTCGGCTGGGCCGGCGTCAATGGCCGCAACGCGAATACCTGGGAGCGGAAGTTCAAGCTGGATCTGTGGTACGTGGACCATTGGTCGCTTATGCTCGATGCGAAGATCTTTCTTTTGGCCATCATTACCGTATTGAGCGGCTCAGGAGTAAATCAAGAGGGGCACGCCACATGCGGAAGATTTACCGGGACACCTGGCCCGGCCTTGGATGGAAGGGGCGAGGGCCGAACAAGCGGTGGTCAGTTCCGAAATCATGATCAGAAGACATCCGAGTCACTCATGGAATAG